Proteins encoded within one genomic window of Trichoderma asperellum chromosome 2, complete sequence:
- a CDS encoding uncharacterized protein (BUSCO:EOG092D3RKB): MDDDDYGADDALLEAMAAVDSGPSAAGAVKQPTPQIITKPAASSGGRGSSSATPIVQPKPQIIQQKNLGSTILVSPRQRGNPLLTSIRSIPWEYSDIPADYVVGLTTCVLFLSLKYHRLHPEYIYTRIRNLQGKYNLRILLTLVDIPNHEDSIRELSKTSVVNNVTVILCWSAAEAARYIELYKSYENANFSAIRGQQSTNYADKLVEFVTVPRSLNKSDAVALVANFGSLKNAINAEPEQLSMMSGWGGVKVKRWTAAVEEPFRAKKAAKRGFQSSSAAAAGRDSRAARANAAADRPETQEPNPRAPQTKATPYSSSNYNSPAGNSSDHQPGGAQPPAQFRFLDEDSEDDEEAFETINREEKQAPQPTQPQPSKESSQLSEGVAAALAKLRQNG; the protein is encoded by the exons atggacgacgatgacTACGGCGCAGATGATGCCTTGCTGGAGGCAATGGCGGCCGTGGACTCGGGCCCCTCGGCAGCCGGTGCTGTCAAGCAGCCCACGCCACAGATTATCACCAAGCCCGcagccagcagcggcggcagaggcagcagctcAGCAACTCCCATAGTGCAGCCAAAACCTCAGATAATCCAGCAGAAGAATCTCGGGTCGACGATCCTCGTATCGCCGCGTCAACGAGGCAACCCGCTTCTGACGTCTATCCGGTCGATACCCTGGGAATACAGTGACATACCAGCCGACTATGTCGTCGGATTGACTACTTGTGTGCTGTTCTTGAG TCTTAAATACCACCGTCTACATCCCGAGTACATCTACACGCGCATTCGCAATCTGCAAGGCAAATACAATCTGCGTATTCTTCTTACTCTTGTTGATATTCCAAACCACGAGGACTCCATACGTGAACTATCAAAGACTTCGGTGGTAAACAACGTTACCGTTATACTATGCTGGTCcgcagctgaagctgcccGTTATATCGAGCTCTACAAGTCGTATGAGAACGCCAATTTCTCGGCCATTCGCGGACAGCAATCCACCAATTATGCGGACAAGCTAGTGGAATTCGTCACGGTGCCGAGAAGCTTGAACAAGTCAGATGCGGTAGCCCTGGTTGCCAATTTCGGCAGCCTGAAGAATGCGATAAATGCAGAGCCAGAGCAATTGAGCATGATGAGCGGGTGGGGCGGGGTGAAAGTAAAGAGATGGACTGCCGCGGTCGAAGAGCCATTCCGAGCAAAGAAAGCGGCCAAAAGAGGTTTCCAGTCATCAtcggcagcagctgctgggcgTGATTCAAGAGCTGCGAGGGCGAATGCTGCCGCCGATCGGCCAGAGACTCAAGAGCCTAACCCTCGGGCTCCCCAAACAAAGGCAACACCATATAGTTCTTCAAATTATAATTCGCCTGCTGGGAACTCATCAGACCATCAACCCGGGGGCGCCCAACCTCCCGCGCAGTTTCGTTTCCTAGACGAAGAcagcgaagatgacgaggaggcaTTTGAGACGATTAATCGAGAAGAAAAACAGGCTCCCCAGCCAACACAACCACAGCCCAGTAAGGAAAGTAGCCAGCTAAGTGAGGGCGTAGCAGCGGCACTGGCAAAGCTACGACAAAACGGGTGA
- a CDS encoding uncharacterized protein (CAZy:GH47~SECRETED:SignalP(1-19)) yields MRFISGSVVALGLIAPVLAYPRPIGGKRGSPNPTRAAAVKAAFQTSWNAYHQYAFPHDDLHPVSNTYDDERNGWGSSAVDGLDTAILMGDADIVNTILKRIPQINFTTTAVANQGISVFETNIRYIGGMLASYDLLKGPFSHLVRDQTLVKNLLTQAESLANGLKVSFNTTSGVPDPTVYFNPTYRNSGTGSNNVAEIGTLVLEWTHLSDLTGNPLYGQLAQKGESYLLNPTGSPEAWPGLVGTYVSTSNGQFQDSDGSWSALSDSFYEYLIKMYLYDPDTFGEYKDRWVLAADSTIAHLASHPTSRHDLTFLSQYSGQTTSPQSGHLASFAGGNFILGGILLGEQKYIDFGIELTNSYFDTYNQTASGIGPEGFQWVDSANSSSSQPPSSVAGFYSKAGFWVTAPYYILRPETLESIYYSYRITGDSKYQDMAWEAISSILSKCRAGSAYSSINDVTQANGGGASDDMESFWFAEVLKYAYLIFAEESDVQLKPSGNKFVFNTEAHPFRIRH; encoded by the exons ATGAGATTCATTAGTGGCTCCGTTGTTGCCCTTGGGCTCATTGCCCCTGTGTTGGCATATCCACGCCCGATCGGTGGAAAGCGCGGTTCACCCAATCCTACAAGGGCGGCAGCAGTCAAGGCTGCATTCCAAACGTCGTGGAACGCATACCACCAATATGCTTTCCCCCATGACGATCTTCATCCGGTCAGCAATACCTATGATGATGAGAG AAATGGTTGGGGCTCATCGGCCGTTGATGGCCTGGACACGGCAATTCTTATGGGAGACGCCGACATAGTCAACACGATCCTCAAGCGTATACCGCAAATAAACTTTACCACTACTGCGGTTGCCAATCAAGGTATCTCTGTGTTTGAGACCAACATCCGATACATTGGTGGCATGTTGGCTA GCTATGATCTGCTGAAAGGACCATTCAGTCATCTGGTGAGAGACCAGACGTTGGTAAAGAACCTGTTGACTCAGGCGGAATCGCTCGCGAACGGTCTCAAGGTTTCGTTTAATACTACAAGCGGTGTGCCGGACCCAACCGTTTACTTTAACCCCACTTACAGGAACAGTGGTACGGGAAGTAACAATGTTGCCGAGATTGGAACACTGGTACTTGAGTGGACGCATCTCAGCGATCTCACTGGCAATCCTCTGTATGGACAGCTTGCCCAAAAGGGTGAATCATATCTCCTAAACCCAACAGGAAGCCCAGAAGCATGGCCGGGTCTTGTAGGAACATATGTCAGCACAAGCAATGGCCAATTCCAGGATAGCGATGGCAGCTGGTCCGCTCTCTCGGACAGCTTCTACGAGTATCTGATTAAGATGTACTTGTATGATCCTGACACGTTTGGAGAGTACAAAGATCGCTGGGTTCTTGCGGCCGATTCGACTATTGCGCATCTTGCCTCTCACCCCACCTCGCGTCATGATCTGACTTTCTTATCGCAATATTCTGGACAAACTACGTCGCCACAATCAGGACATT TGGCTAGTTTTGCTGGTGGCAACTTCATTTTGGGAGGTATCCTCCTAGGCGAGCAGAAGTACATCGACTTTGGCATCGAACTCACTAATTCGTATTTTGACACCTACAACCAGACTGCTTCTGGAATCGGCCCCGAAGGTTTCCAATGGGTGGATAgcgcaaacagcagcagcagccagcctcCCTCCTCTGTCGCAGGGTTCTACTCAAAGGCAGGATTCTGGGTAACGGCTCCGTATTACATCTTGAGACCAGAAACCTTGGAGAGCATCTACTACTCGTACCGAATCACGGGCGACTCTAAATACCAGGATATGGCATGGGAAGCCATCAGTTCCATCCTCAGCAAATGCCGCGCCGGCAGTGCATACTCGTCTATCAACGACGTGACGCAGGCCAATGGCGGAGGAGCCTCTGACGATATGGAAAGCTTCTGGTTTGCCGAGGTCCTTAAATACGCGTACTTGATTTTTGCTGAAGAGTCGGACGTCCAGCTGAAGCCAAGCGGCAACAAATTTGTATTCAACACAGAGGCACACCCCTTCAGAATCCGCCACTAA
- a CDS encoding uncharacterized protein (EggNog:ENOG41) gives MSQSRQRLFPKLWQHYYTRALSIAKPAAQTQRISLLLFVTAAAATATAAAAMTRKSTSTISSSASHHLSSTSVTKIQGRDNFPEEAASNPHHVVKKSGAISGFKNPYPSWSNPPNFMSILGNVVWPTITGEIKMPDTKPPTVPVVKPEWLPSRDASDKIRATWLGHACYYVEFPSGLRVLFDPVFEDRCSPFRFMGPKRYTPRPCDLKDIPIVDAVVISHSHYDHLSHTSVLEIQKHHPDVQFFVGLGLESWFRSSGLKNVTELDWWEDAELTVKVPAGGDKKSISAKISCLPCQHTSARTAFDKDTTLWCSWGVRSGEKSVWFGGDTGYRAVPYLPADVDDYAAEYDSFPRCPQFKQIGEHRGPFDLGLIPIGAYAPRAAFSAMHANPYDSVEIFQDTKCQKAMGIHWGTWALTMEEVLEPPRKLKEALKRKGIAEEGVFDVCDIGQSREF, from the coding sequence ATGTCGCAGTCGCGTCAACGGCTTTTCCCAAAGCTGTGGCAGCACTACTACACCCGCGCCCTAAGCATCGCCAAACCCGCCGCCCAAACGCAACGCATctcgctcctcctcttcgtcacagcagcagccgcaacagcaaccgccgccgcagccatGACGCGCAAATCAACCTCCACCATCTCCTCGTCAGCCTCCCACCATCTCTCCTCCACGTCCGTCACCAAAATCCAAGGCCGCGACAACTTCCCTGAAGAGGCCGCCTCCAACCCTCACCACGTCGTCAAGAAGAGCGGCGCCATCAGCGGCTTCAAGAATCCCTATCCGTCATGGTCGAATCCGCCCAACTTCATGTCCATCCTGGGCAACGTCGTCTGGCCGACCATTACCGGCGAGATCAAGATGCCGGACACGAAGCCGCCGACTGTGCCTGTTGTGAAGCCCGAATGGCTGCCTTCGCGCGATGCGTCGGACAAGATCAGGGCGACGTGGCTGGGCCATGCGTGTTACTACGTCGAGTTTCCGTCTGGATTGCGGGTTCTGTTTGATCCGGTGTTTGAGGATCGGTGCTCGCCGTTTCGCTTCATGGGGCCGAAGCGGTACACTCCGCGGCCCTGCGACCTGAAGGACATTCCCATTGTCGATGCCGTCGTcatcagccacagccactACGACCACCTCTCTCACACGTCGGTGCTGGAAATCCAGAAGCACCACCCAGACGTGCAATTCTTTGTCGGGCTTGGCCTGGAATCCTGGTTCCGCTCCAGCGGCTTGAAAAACGTCACTGAGCTGGACTGGTGGGAAGACGCCGAGCTGACCGTCAAAGTCCCGGCTGGCGGAGACAAAAAGTCCATCTCGGCCAAGATATCATGTCTGCCGTGTCAGCACACGTCGGCCAGAACTGCCTTTGACAAAGACACCACGTTATGGTGCTCGTGGGGAGTGCGCTCTGGCGAAAAGTCCGTCTGGTTCGGCGGCGACACCGGCTACCGTGCCGTTCCATATCTCCCAGCCGATGTCGATGACTACGCTGCCGAATACGATTCTTTCCCCAGATGTCCCCAGTTCAAGCAGATTGGCGAGCATCGCGGACCGTTCGACCTTGGCCTGATCCCCATTGGCGCCTATGCTCCTCGTGCAGCCTTCTCGGCCATGCACGCCAATCCATATGACTCGGTCGAAATCTTTCAAGACACGAAATGCCAAAAGGCCATGGGAATTCACTGGGGAACGTGGGCCTTGACTATGGAGGAAGTCCTTGAGCCCCCGCGAAAGCTGAAAGAGGCGTTGAAGCGTAAAGGCATTGCCGAAGAAGGCGTCTTTGATGTTTGTGATATTGGCCAGAGCAGAGAGTTTTGA